In a genomic window of Chaetodon trifascialis isolate fChaTrf1 chromosome 8, fChaTrf1.hap1, whole genome shotgun sequence:
- the hck gene encoding tyrosine-protein kinase HCK, which yields MGCVGSKKEQEPLSKGTGHDELQNRAQTAHYVKDPTAGNSGSKASKMPSNANSDGESIAMALYDYEAIHEGDLGFKKGDKLKILEESGEWWRAMLISTGREGYIPSNYVAKDTLEAEEWFFKGVSRKDAERQLLAPGNKVGSFMIRDSETTKGSYSLSVRDSDVQSGDTVKHYKIRTLDNGGFYISPRNTFSTLQELVSHYKKQGDGLCQSLTNPCLSPKPEKPWEKDAWEIPRSSLKLERRLGAGQFGEVWMATYNKHTKVAVKTMKPGSMSVEAFMGEANLMKSLQHDKLVRLHAVVTKEEPIYIITEFMEKGSLLDFLKSDEGNRVQLPKLIDFSAQTAEGMAYIEQRNYIHRDLRAANILVNKALVCKIADFGLARIIEDNEYTAREGAKFPIKWTAPEAINYGSFTIKSDVWSFGILLTEIISYGRTPYPGMTNPEVIRSLEKGYRMQRLDSCPAELYEIMLECWKNKPEDRPTFDYLQSVLEDFYTATESQYQQQP from the exons ATGGGCTGCGTGGGCTCAAAGAAGGAGCAGGAGCCTCTCAGCAAAGGGACGGGACACGATGAGCTACAGAACCGGGCACAGACAGCCCACTATGTCAAAGACCCCACGGCAGGAAACTCTGGGAGCAAAGCT AGCAAAATGCCATCTAATGCAAACTCAGACG gagagagtATTGCCATGGCACTGTATGACTATGAGGCCATTCATGAAGGAGACCTCGGCTTCAAGAAGGGAGATAAGCTCAAAATCTTAGAGGA ATCGGGGGAGTGGTGGAGAGCTATGTTAATCAGTACAGGTCGGGAAGGTTACATCCCCAGTAATTATGTAGCCAAAGATActctggaggcagagga GTGGTTCTTCAAGGGTGTGAGCAGGAAAGATGCTGAGAGGCAGCTTCTGGCCCCTGGGAACAAAGTGGGATCCTTCATGATCCGAGACAGTGAGACCACCAAGG GCAGctactctctgtctgtcagggaCAGTGATGTCCAGTCCGGTGACACAGTTAAACATTATAAGATCCGTACGCTGGACAATGGAGGATTCTACATCTCTCCCCGCAACACATTCAGCACCCTGCAGGAGCTGGTCAGCCATTACAAGA AACAGGGAGATGGTCTCTGCCAATCCCTGACCAACCCATGCTTGAGCCCCAAACCTGAGAAGCCATGGGAGAAAGATGCCTGGGAAATCCCAAGATCATCACTAAAACTGGAAAGGAGGCTTGGTGCTGGCCAGTTTGGAGAAGTCTGGATGG CTACATACAATAAGCACACAAAAGTAGCAGTGAAGACCATGAAGCCTGGCAGCATGTCAGTGGAAGCCTTCATGGGTGAGGCCAACCTGATGAAGAGTCTACAGCATGACAAACTGGTCCGACTCCATGCTGTTGTCACCAAGGAGGAGCCTATCTATATCATCACTGAGTTCATggaaaaag GTAGTTTATTAGACTTCTTAAAGAGTGATGAGGGCAACCGTGTGCAGCTCCCAAAGCTCATTGATTTCTCTGCCCAG ACTGCAGAGGGCATGGCCTACATTGAGCAGAGGAACTACATCCACAGGGACCTGAGAGCTGCTAACATCCTCGTCAATAAGGCTTTAGTGTGCAAAATTGCTGACTTTGGCCTGGCTCGTATCATTGAAGATAACGAGTACACAGCTCGGGAAG GAGCCAAGTTCCCCATCAAATGGACAGCCCCTGAGGCCATCAACTATGGCTCTTTCACCATCAAATCTGATGTGTGGTCCTTTGGCATCTTGCTGACTGAGATTATCAGCTATGGACGTACACCATACCCAG gaatgACAAACCCAGAAGTGATCCGTTCCCTGGAGAAGGGCTACCGAATGCAACGCCTGGACAGCTGTCCCGCCGAACTCTATGAAATCATGCTGGAGTGCTGGAAGAACAAGCCTGAGGACCGTCCCACCTTTGATTATCTGCAGAGTGTCCTGGAGGATTTCTACACAGCCACAGAGAGCCAgtatcagcagcagccatga